In Penaeus monodon isolate SGIC_2016 chromosome 7, NSTDA_Pmon_1, whole genome shotgun sequence, the following are encoded in one genomic region:
- the LOC119575189 gene encoding enoyl-CoA hydratase domain-containing protein 3, mitochondrial-like isoform X1, translating into MFGLRYGLRPFSSVISRQRQRCFSQSGGGQPQLLVSEEKGVRQITLANPKTRNALSLQMLEELHSAVVEDTPSLRCIVVGAQGKVFSAGHNLKELTSKEGRSYHQQVFEKCTELMLALQNIPIPVIAKVNGIAAAAGCQFVASCDIVIATDKSSFSTPGGSVGIFCSTPGIPLVRCVPRKVSAHMLLTGLPLTAEEALRAGLVSKIVTEEELDSEVQKTVDAITHKSKAVIALGKKFMYKQMEMGIEEAYREGACIMVNNINMKDGQEGIASFVEKRKPIWSHTDE; encoded by the exons ATGTTCGGACTAAGATACGGATTGCGACCATTTTCG TCTGTGATTtcaagacaaagacagagatgtTTTTCACAATCTGGAGGAGGACAGCCACAGTTGCTAGTGTCAGAAGAAAAGGGAGTTCGTCAGATAACACTTGCCAACCCTAAAACAAG AAATGCCCTTTCATTACAAATGCTGGAAGAGCTGCATTCTGCTGTGGTGGAAGATACCCCCAGTCTACGGTGCATTGTGGTCGGCGCTCAAGGCAAGGTCTTTTCTGCTGGACATAACTTGAAGGAGCTG ACTTCCAAAGAAGGTCGCAGTTACCACCAACAAGTGTTTGAGAAATGTACAGAACTTATGCTGGCTCTGCAAAATATTCCAATTCCTGTTATTGCAAAAGTTAATGGCATAGCAGCTGCAGCAGGTTGCCAGTTTGTTGCATCAtgtgatattgttattgctacagaCAAATCTTCATTTTCAACTccagg AGGAAGTGTTGGTATATTCTGCTCGACTCCCGGTATACCTCTTGTGAGATGTGTACCAAGGAAGGTGTCTGCCCATATGTTGCTGACAGGTCTGCCACTAACAGCAGAGGAAGCTCTAAGAGCAGGATTAGTCTCCAAGATTGTTACTGAGGAAGAATTAG aTTCTGAAGTGCAAAAAACAGTAGATGCTATAACACACAAAAGTAAAGCTGTAATTGCTCTAGGAAAAAAATTCATGTATAAGCAGATGGAAATGGGAATAGAGGAAGCCTATAG GGAAGGAGCATGTATAATGGTCAACAATATCAACATGAAGGATGGGCAAGAAGGCATCGCCAGTTTTGTGGAAAAGAGAAAACCAATTTGGTCTcatacagatgaataa
- the LOC119575189 gene encoding enoyl-CoA hydratase domain-containing protein 3, mitochondrial-like isoform X2, which produces MADKKQSVISRQRQRCFSQSGGGQPQLLVSEEKGVRQITLANPKTRNALSLQMLEELHSAVVEDTPSLRCIVVGAQGKVFSAGHNLKELTSKEGRSYHQQVFEKCTELMLALQNIPIPVIAKVNGIAAAAGCQFVASCDIVIATDKSSFSTPGGSVGIFCSTPGIPLVRCVPRKVSAHMLLTGLPLTAEEALRAGLVSKIVTEEELDSEVQKTVDAITHKSKAVIALGKKFMYKQMEMGIEEAYREGACIMVNNINMKDGQEGIASFVEKRKPIWSHTDE; this is translated from the exons ATGGCAGACAAGAAGCAG TCTGTGATTtcaagacaaagacagagatgtTTTTCACAATCTGGAGGAGGACAGCCACAGTTGCTAGTGTCAGAAGAAAAGGGAGTTCGTCAGATAACACTTGCCAACCCTAAAACAAG AAATGCCCTTTCATTACAAATGCTGGAAGAGCTGCATTCTGCTGTGGTGGAAGATACCCCCAGTCTACGGTGCATTGTGGTCGGCGCTCAAGGCAAGGTCTTTTCTGCTGGACATAACTTGAAGGAGCTG ACTTCCAAAGAAGGTCGCAGTTACCACCAACAAGTGTTTGAGAAATGTACAGAACTTATGCTGGCTCTGCAAAATATTCCAATTCCTGTTATTGCAAAAGTTAATGGCATAGCAGCTGCAGCAGGTTGCCAGTTTGTTGCATCAtgtgatattgttattgctacagaCAAATCTTCATTTTCAACTccagg AGGAAGTGTTGGTATATTCTGCTCGACTCCCGGTATACCTCTTGTGAGATGTGTACCAAGGAAGGTGTCTGCCCATATGTTGCTGACAGGTCTGCCACTAACAGCAGAGGAAGCTCTAAGAGCAGGATTAGTCTCCAAGATTGTTACTGAGGAAGAATTAG aTTCTGAAGTGCAAAAAACAGTAGATGCTATAACACACAAAAGTAAAGCTGTAATTGCTCTAGGAAAAAAATTCATGTATAAGCAGATGGAAATGGGAATAGAGGAAGCCTATAG GGAAGGAGCATGTATAATGGTCAACAATATCAACATGAAGGATGGGCAAGAAGGCATCGCCAGTTTTGTGGAAAAGAGAAAACCAATTTGGTCTcatacagatgaataa
- the LOC119575189 gene encoding enoyl-CoA hydratase domain-containing protein 3, mitochondrial-like isoform X3, which produces MLEELHSAVVEDTPSLRCIVVGAQGKVFSAGHNLKELTSKEGRSYHQQVFEKCTELMLALQNIPIPVIAKVNGIAAAAGCQFVASCDIVIATDKSSFSTPGGSVGIFCSTPGIPLVRCVPRKVSAHMLLTGLPLTAEEALRAGLVSKIVTEEELDSEVQKTVDAITHKSKAVIALGKKFMYKQMEMGIEEAYREGACIMVNNINMKDGQEGIASFVEKRKPIWSHTDE; this is translated from the exons ATGCTGGAAGAGCTGCATTCTGCTGTGGTGGAAGATACCCCCAGTCTACGGTGCATTGTGGTCGGCGCTCAAGGCAAGGTCTTTTCTGCTGGACATAACTTGAAGGAGCTG ACTTCCAAAGAAGGTCGCAGTTACCACCAACAAGTGTTTGAGAAATGTACAGAACTTATGCTGGCTCTGCAAAATATTCCAATTCCTGTTATTGCAAAAGTTAATGGCATAGCAGCTGCAGCAGGTTGCCAGTTTGTTGCATCAtgtgatattgttattgctacagaCAAATCTTCATTTTCAACTccagg AGGAAGTGTTGGTATATTCTGCTCGACTCCCGGTATACCTCTTGTGAGATGTGTACCAAGGAAGGTGTCTGCCCATATGTTGCTGACAGGTCTGCCACTAACAGCAGAGGAAGCTCTAAGAGCAGGATTAGTCTCCAAGATTGTTACTGAGGAAGAATTAG aTTCTGAAGTGCAAAAAACAGTAGATGCTATAACACACAAAAGTAAAGCTGTAATTGCTCTAGGAAAAAAATTCATGTATAAGCAGATGGAAATGGGAATAGAGGAAGCCTATAG GGAAGGAGCATGTATAATGGTCAACAATATCAACATGAAGGATGGGCAAGAAGGCATCGCCAGTTTTGTGGAAAAGAGAAAACCAATTTGGTCTcatacagatgaataa
- the LOC119575190 gene encoding mitochondrial mRNA pseudouridine synthase Trub2-like has translation MLKVVRYAPEAWNMLQGVFCVYKPADMTMNHLRKVVIGNLTRDLNLLKTRPATPIVAIEGSVTEKLVVKLKENYADHPLVLGPRYQPKDVKLTWAHQLDKNISGVCILGVNRGTKGTRKVRESQLIRSYTVSGQFGRTTDTLFIDGKIIGKSTYKHITRGRLMRTLMTIQAGHQRSSLNFLGLDPQSQEAYEALSAEGLVRPGEKSPPLIYALKIVDFNLPDFTLEVSCINENAVYLQHLVHDLALRLKTTAVCTQMRCIRYGPWTLQHSLLHKHWCLEHIIDNITHSKPLFKDIIPKSASLVMLKDEQRRN, from the exons ATGTTAAAAGTTGTTAGGTATGCACCAGAAGCATGGAATATGCTtcagggtgtgttttgtgtatacaaaCCAGCAGATATGACCATGAATCACCTGAGAAAAGTGGTGATTGGTAACCTAACCCGTGATCTCAATTTATTAAAGACTCGTCCGGCCACTCCTATAGTTGCCATTGAAG GCAGTGTTACAGAGAAGCTGGTTGTGAAATTGAAGGAGAATTATGCTGATCACCCATTAGTTCTTGGTCCAAGATACCAACCAAAGGATGTCAAACTAACATGGGCCCATCAGTTAGATAAAAATATCTCAG GAGTTTGCATTTTGGGTGTGAATAGAGGCACAAAAGGTACACGCAAAGTAAGGGAGTCACAGTTAATTCGTTCTTACACGGTTTCGGGCCAGTTTGGACGAACAACTGACACGCTTTTTATTGATGGCAAG ATTATAGGGAAGTCAACATACAAGCATATAACAAGAGGACGCCTGATGCGAACATTAATGACCATACAGGCCGGTCATCAGAGGAGTTCACTTAATTTTTTGGGTCTTGACCCACAGTCTCAG GAAGCATATGAAGCTCTCTCAGCTGAGGGCCTTGTAAGACCTGGCGAGAAATCTCCACCATTAATCTATGCTCTCAAAATTGTTGACTTCAATTTACCAGATTTCACACTAG AGGTTTCATGCATTAATGAAAATGCTGTCTACCTTCAACACCTGGTGCACGATCTAGCATTACGGCTCAAGACCACTGCTGTGTGCACACAAATGCGCTGCATTCGCTATGGACCTTGGACTCTGCAGCATAGTTTGCTTCATAAGCATTGGTGTCTAGaacatattatagataatataacccATAGCAAACCACTCTTTAAAGATATAATACCCAAATCAGCTAGTTTGGTTATGTTAAAAGATGAACAAAGAAGGAATTAG